The genomic segment CCATCGAAGGTGGCGCCGGGAGCTAGACGCACGCCGGAGCGCGTGCGTCCGGACAGCCGCCCGTCCGGGCCGTCGACCGGCCGGACACGGGCGCGCCGGGTCAGCGCGGGGCGGCGGCCAACTGCTCGGCCACGGCCTCGAGGAGCTTCTGACGATCGACGGGCTTGCTGAAGGTGCGCTCGACACCGAAGCGCCGCGCCCATTTCAGGTAGTCCTCGGGGTTGATGCGGCCGCCGCCGGAAATGGCGATGATCCGCACTTCCGGGTCGATCCCCTTCAACTCCATGATCAGCTCGATGCCTTCCTTCTCCGGCATGACGATGTCCGTGATCACGAGGTCGATGTCCTTCTTCGCATAGAGCGCCACCGCCGCCATCCCGTCCTCGGCCTCGCACACGTCGTAGCCCTCCCTTTCGAGGGTCAGACGCAGCATGTTCCGGATCTGCAGATCATCGTCGACGATCATGATCTTG from the bacterium genome contains:
- a CDS encoding response regulator; amino-acid sequence: MSKIMIVDDDLQIRNMLRLTLEREGYDVCEAEDGMAAVALYAKKDIDLVITDIVMPEKEGIELIMELKGIDPEVRIIAISGGGRINPEDYLKWARRFGVERTFSKPVDRQKLLEAVAEQLAAAPR